In Carnobacterium sp. CP1, the following are encoded in one genomic region:
- the recF gene encoding DNA replication/repair protein RecF (All proteins in this family for which functions are known are DNA-binding proteins that assist the filamentation of RecA onto DNA for the initiation of recombination or recombinational repair.), with product MFLKEIQLSNYRNYESAQATFSEGINVFIGENAQGKTSLMEAVYVLAMARSHRTANDKELIRWDQDVARVSGRIQKKGSSFPLEISISNKGKKAKFNHLEQKKLSAYIGNLNVILFAPEDLSLVKGSPLVRRKFIDMEMGQMSPIYLHHLVQYQRILKQRNHYLKQLAFQKKQDLTFLEVLTEQLAEHGAAILAERFLFVEKLGNWAAPIHDEISKQKEVLEIEYHCGLSITDHQDKEKIYLDFLQAFEKGQKREIEQGVTLFGPHRDDLKFSVNGRNVQTFGSQGQQRTTALSVKLAEIDLMKEMTGEYPLLLLDDVLSELDDERQTHLLKAIQSKVQTFLTTTSLDGVKQSMLETPRVFRIVDGHVEMESE from the coding sequence ATGTTTTTGAAAGAAATTCAGCTTTCAAATTACCGTAATTATGAAAGCGCCCAAGCAACTTTTTCTGAGGGCATCAATGTTTTTATTGGTGAAAATGCCCAAGGAAAAACAAGTTTGATGGAGGCTGTTTATGTATTGGCGATGGCTAGAAGTCATCGTACTGCCAATGATAAAGAGTTGATTCGATGGGATCAGGATGTTGCTCGCGTAAGCGGCCGCATTCAAAAAAAAGGATCTAGCTTCCCGCTGGAAATTTCCATTTCTAATAAAGGGAAAAAAGCTAAATTTAATCATTTAGAGCAAAAAAAATTAAGTGCTTATATAGGCAATTTAAACGTGATTCTCTTTGCACCAGAAGACTTGTCTTTGGTCAAAGGTTCACCGCTGGTCAGAAGAAAATTTATAGATATGGAAATGGGCCAAATGAGCCCTATTTATTTGCACCATTTGGTTCAATACCAACGCATATTAAAACAACGCAATCATTATTTAAAACAATTGGCTTTTCAAAAAAAACAAGATCTGACTTTTTTGGAAGTATTGACCGAGCAACTTGCTGAACATGGAGCAGCTATCTTAGCCGAACGCTTTTTGTTTGTGGAAAAGCTAGGCAACTGGGCTGCTCCTATTCATGACGAGATTTCAAAACAAAAAGAAGTGTTAGAAATTGAGTACCATTGCGGCTTGTCCATAACAGATCATCAAGACAAAGAGAAAATTTATTTAGATTTTCTGCAAGCTTTTGAAAAAGGACAAAAACGTGAAATAGAACAAGGCGTCACTCTTTTTGGACCGCATCGTGACGATTTGAAATTTAGCGTTAATGGCCGGAATGTACAGACATTTGGTTCGCAAGGGCAACAAAGAACGACAGCCTTGAGTGTGAAATTGGCAGAAATTGATTTGATGAAAGAAATGACAGGGGAATACCCGCTTTTATTGTTAGATGATGTGTTATCTGAATTAGATGACGAGCGTCAAACGCATTTGTTAAAAGCGATTCAAAGCAAAGTGCAAACCTTTTTGACGACGACTAGTTTAGACGGTGTAAAACAAAGTATGTTGGAGACTCCGCGAGTCTTTCGAATTGTAGATGGTCATGTAGAAATGGAGAGTGAATAA
- the yaaA gene encoding S4 domain-containing protein YaaA has protein sequence MKKTILINSEFITLGQFLKHADIISSGGMAKWYLAEHTILLDNEPENRRGKKLYPGSVIEIPGEGTFFIQSVESNNQIPEDEL, from the coding sequence ATGAAAAAGACTATTTTAATCAATAGCGAATTTATTACTTTAGGACAATTTTTAAAGCATGCGGACATTATCAGCAGTGGCGGTATGGCAAAATGGTATTTAGCTGAACATACGATCTTACTTGACAACGAACCAGAAAATCGCAGAGGAAAAAAACTTTACCCCGGTTCCGTTATCGAAATTCCTGGAGAAGGAACATTTTTCATTCAATCTGTCGAATCAAACAATCAGATTCCTGAGGATGAGCTCTAA
- the dnaN gene encoding DNA polymerase III subunit beta, whose translation MKFTIKRSAFLKSLADVQRAISSRTTIPILTGIKIVANEEGLTLTGSDSDISIETFIPTTDEANALTIEKTGSIVLQARFFSEIVKKLPEENMEIEVLDHFQTLITSATASFTINGLDANNYPHLPVIDTNESFTLPVGLFKQVIGQTVIAISTHESRPILTGVNMVIENGKLLAVATDSHRLSQRVIPLETSEEQTSKKYNVIIPGKSLIELARTLDDNSSTIEMMVTENQVLFKTENMFFYSRLLEGYYPDTKRLIPDNSATEIEFNAVSLLGAIERASLLSHEGKNNVVKITINPDIVKISGNSPDVGNVQEDLDYLSVEGEPIELSFNPDYMKDALRTFGQTDIKIKFTSPVRPFILVPSENNQDFIQLITPVRTF comes from the coding sequence ATGAAATTTACCATCAAAAGAAGTGCATTCTTAAAGAGTTTAGCTGACGTACAACGGGCGATCTCTTCGAGAACAACTATCCCAATTTTAACGGGAATAAAAATCGTTGCGAATGAAGAAGGGTTGACACTGACAGGGAGCGACTCAGATATTTCCATTGAAACGTTCATTCCTACAACAGACGAAGCAAATGCCTTAACGATTGAAAAAACAGGTAGCATTGTATTGCAAGCTCGTTTTTTTAGTGAAATCGTTAAAAAGTTACCAGAAGAAAATATGGAGATCGAAGTTTTGGATCATTTCCAAACCTTGATCACTTCAGCAACAGCTTCATTTACCATTAATGGTTTGGATGCCAACAACTATCCGCATTTGCCAGTCATTGACACAAATGAGTCCTTTACTTTACCGGTTGGCTTATTTAAACAGGTCATTGGACAAACGGTTATTGCCATCTCGACTCATGAAAGTCGTCCAATTTTAACGGGTGTCAACATGGTTATCGAAAATGGCAAGCTGTTAGCAGTCGCTACAGACAGTCATCGTTTAAGTCAGCGTGTGATTCCATTAGAAACATCTGAAGAACAGACCAGTAAAAAATACAATGTTATTATTCCTGGTAAAAGCTTAATAGAATTGGCTCGTACTTTGGATGACAACTCCAGCACGATCGAAATGATGGTGACCGAAAATCAAGTTTTATTTAAAACTGAAAACATGTTTTTCTATTCTCGTTTGCTGGAAGGCTATTATCCAGATACAAAACGATTGATTCCGGATAATTCAGCAACAGAAATCGAATTTAATGCTGTTTCTTTATTAGGCGCAATTGAACGAGCTTCCTTGTTGTCACACGAAGGAAAGAACAACGTGGTCAAAATCACCATTAATCCAGATATAGTAAAAATCTCAGGAAATTCACCAGATGTAGGGAATGTCCAAGAGGATTTAGATTACCTATCTGTTGAAGGGGAACCGATCGAACTCTCTTTTAACCCCGACTATATGAAAGATGCTTTGCGGACATTCGGGCAAACCGATATAAAAATCAAGTTTACTTCACCTGTACGACCATTTATCTTGGTCCCAAGTGAAAATAACCAAGATTTCATTCAATTGATTACTCCAGTACGAACTTTTTAA